Within the Novosphingobium pentaromativorans US6-1 genome, the region GGGGCAAGGGCGAGGATCTCGCATCGATTCCGGCGCTGGTCCTCGCTGCGCGTTCGACGGCGAGCTTCCCCGGGGCCTTTCCGCCGCTGCAGATTGCGGAAATCGACAAGCTCGTGGGCGAAACCGCCAGCAAGTGGCCCGACCGCGATGCCTTCCTGCGCCGTGTCATGCCGGAACATTTCAGTCGCAAGGACATAGACAGTGTCTCGCTCATCGACGGCTCCGTCCTCGTCAATGCGCCGTTTGCCGATGCCATGACCGTGCTGCGCGACCGCCCTGCCGCGCGGGAAGTCGACCGGCGCTTCGTCTATATCGATCCGACCCCCGATCACATTGGCCCCAGAATGCGGCGCGACACCAGAATACCCGGCTTCTTCCCGGTGATCTTCGGTTCGCTATCATCGATCCCGCGCGAGCAGCCGATCCGCGACAACCTCGAGGCACTCGATCGCGATTCGCGCGAGATGCGCACGATGCGCGACATCGTGCTGGCCCTGCGCCCCGAGATCGAAGAGACCGTCGACAAACTGTTCGGGCGCACCCTGTTCCTCGACCGCCCCACTCCCAAGCGGCTTGCGGCATGGCGTAACAAGGCGCAGGAGGCCGCATTCCAGCAGGCCGGCTTTGCCTATCACGGGTACGCCCAGGTCAAGTTCAGCGGCATTCTGGCGATGCTCGGCCGCATGGTCGATGAAGGCGTTCCGGAACAGGAGCTGTCCTCGACCGAGCCGATAGTACAACGGTTAATCGGCTATCTTGCCGATAACGGCCTCGACCGCATGCAGGCCCTGCGCGAAGGCACGTCTGCACCGATGATCGACTTCTTCCGTGCACACGACCTGGCTTTCCGGATCCGGCGGCTGCGCTTCCTGGCGCGGCGCGTGACGCAGGACTGGGAGGGCGATCCCAGCGTGACAGAACAGGACCGCGACGATGCCCGGGCCGCGATCTACGAGGCCCTTGCGCTCTACATCGAGCGGGAGCCGCTGCACTATCTGGGAGAGGACTTCCCGCCCGCAGCCCGCAATTTCTTCAACGATCCCGGGGCCGTACTCGATCATATTGCGGCAAGGCGCTCATTGCCCGAGGTCGATGCGCAGGTCGATGAGATGCTCGCCGAAGTACTCGCAGCGATGCCTCCGACCCTGCGGCGCAGGGTCCTGCTCGCCTACCTGGGCTTCCCGTTCTACGACACGGTCACCCTGCCGCTGCTGCGCGGCGAAGGCCTGACCGAATTCGATCCGATCCTGGTCGACAGGATTTCGCCCGAAGATTGCCATGCCATCCGCAAGGGCGGCATGGCCGATACCCTGCGCGGGACAGAGTTCTACAACTTCGGCGCCTTTTTCAGCCGTGCCTATCGCGAGAACGACTACCTGTGGGGTCGCCTGCACGGGGCCGAGCGCATGATCGACCTGATCGCCTCCACGCTGGAGAAGGGACAGGCGATCCCTCAAGGTGAACTGGCTGCCTTCAAGAAGGACGCTTTTCTGGCGATCCTGAACGAAGAGCAGGACCGGCTGCTGGCCGATCCTGCTCTGATCAGGACGATCAGGAAGGAAGTCGAGGCGCTTTGATCGAGCGCCTGCGGACCTCCGCTTCGCCTATTCGGTCAGGTCGCTCCACACGTCCTTGATCCGGTCGAAGAAGCCTTTCGACTGTGGGCATTCGTCACCGGTCTCGGTTGCCTGCAACTCGCGCAGGAGTTCCTTCTGGCGCGCAGAGAGCTTGGTCGGCGTTTCGACCGTGATCTCTATCACCAGATCCCCGCGGCCGCGGCCCTGCAGAACAGGCATGCCCGCGCCGCGCTTGCGGAGCTGCTTGCCGGACTGGATACCTGCCGGAATATCGAGCGCGATCTTCGCCCCGTCGATTCCCGGGATTTCGATCGATCCGCCCAGCGCAGCTGTGGTGAAGGTGATCGGCACCTGCGTGAGAAGAGTCGTCCCCTCGCGTTCGAAGACGCGGTGGCGCTTCACATGCAGGAAGATGTAGAGATCGCCCGGAGGCGCTCCGTAAGGCCCGGCCTCGCCCTTGCCCGATAGTCGGATCCTCGTGCCGGAATCGACGCCGGCGGGAATTTCCACTTCCAGCGTCTGCGGCATGTCGACGCGCCCCTCGCCGCGGCAGGCACGGCAGGGAGACTCGATCACCTCGCCGCGACCGTGACAGGTCGGACAGGTGCGTTCGACGACGAAGAAGCCCTGCTGCGCGCGCACCTTGCCGTGACCGGCGCACATGTTGCAGGTGCGCTTGCCGGTGCCCGGTTCGGCGCCCGAGCCACTGCAAGGCTCGCACGATTGCGAGACTTCGATGGTGATTTCGCTCTGCTTGCCGTGGAACGCCTCTTCAAGGCTCACTTCCATGTCATAGCGCAAATCGGCGCCGCGACGGGCCTGCTGACGGGCACCGCCACCGAAGGCGCTGCCAAAAATCGATTCGAAGATATCGCCGATATCGCCGAACTCGGCGCCCATTCCGCCGCCGCCGCCACCGCCCATGCCCTGCTGGAACGCGGCGTGACCATAGCGGTCGTAAGCGGCGCGCTTCTGCGGGTCCTTGAGACAGTCGTAAGCCTGACTGATGGCCTTGAAGCGGGATTCGGCTTCGGCATCCCCCGGGTTCTTGTCCGGGTGATATCGCATGGCGAGGCGACGGTAGGCCGACTTGATGGACTTGTCGTCGGCAGTCCGCTCGACCTCGAGCAGTTCGTAGTAGTCTATTTCGGTAGCTGACACGTATCTAACCCCCGCAGATAACCCGGGCGTCACCGGCGCGCATTGCACCGGTGACGCCCACGGTTTTCATCAGGACGTTCAGCCCTTGTTTTCGTCGACTTCCGAGAACTCGGCGTCGACCACGTCCTCGTCACCCGAAGGCGCGGCCTCCGGCGAGGCAGCAGCGGACTGCTCCTTCTCGTAGATCGCCTGACCCATCTTCATGGCGACTTCGGTCAGCGCCTGGGCCTTGGCCGTGATCTCGGCGGTGTCGCCGCTTTCGAGAGCCGTCTTGGCTTCGGCGATGGCGGTCTCGACTTCCGACTTCAGGCCGGCGTCGATCTTGTCACCGTTTTCGGCAAGCTGCTGCTCGGTCGCGTGGACGAGGCTGTCCGCGTTGTTCTTGGCTTCCGCCGATTCACGACGCTTCTTGTCCTCTTCGGCGAACTTCTCGGCATCCTTGACCATCTGGTCGATGTCGGCGTCGGACAGACCGCCCGAAGCCTGGATGCGGATCTGCTGTTCCTTGCCGGTGCCCTTGTCCTTGGCGGACACGTTGACGATGCCGTTCGCGTCGATGTCGAAAGTGACTTCGATCTGCGGCACGCCCCGGCGAGCCGGCGGGATGCCGACGAGGTCGAACTGGCCGAGGAGCTTGTTGTCCTGCGCCATTTCGCGTTCGCCCTGGAACACGCGGATCGTCACCGCCTGCTGGTTGTCCTCGGCAGTCGAGTAGACCTGGCTCTTCTTCGTCGGGATCGTCGTGTTGCGGTCGATCATCTTGGTCATGATGCCGCCCAGCGTCTCGATGCCCAGCGAAAGCGGGGTCACGTCGAGCAGCAGCACGTCCTTGACGTCGCCCTGGAGGACGCCGGCCTGGATCGCCGCGCCCATGGCGACGACTTCGTCCGGGTTCACGCCGGTGTGCGGTTCCTTGCCGAAGAATTCCTTCACGACTTCGCGTACCTTGGGCATGCGGGTCATGCCGCCCACGAGCACGACGTCATCGACTTCCGCAGCCGAGATGCCGGCATCGGCCAGCGCCTTGCGGCACGGCTCGATGGTGCGCTTGATGAGGTCGGCGACCATCTTCTCGAGGTCGGCGCGGGTAACCGTTTCGACCAGGTGAAGCGGGGTCGTCGCGCCGCCTTCCATGCGCGCGGTGATGAAGGGCAGGTTGATCTCGGTCGTCGCAGCCGACGACAGCTCGATCTTCGCCTTTTCGGCCGCTTCCTTCAGGCGCTGCAGAGCGAGCTTGTCGGTCCGCAGGTCCATGTTTTCCTTGGCCTTGAACTTGTCGGCCAGCCATTCGACGAGCTTGGTGTCGAAATCTTCACCGCCCAGGAACGTGTCGCCGTTGGTCGACTTCACCTCGAACACGCCGTCGCCGATCTCGAGGATCGAGACGTCGAAGGTGCCGCCGCCAAGGTCGTAGACCGCGATGGTCTTGCCGTCCTGCTTGTCGAGGCCATAGGCGAGCGCGGCCGCGGTCGGCTCGTTGATGATGCGCAGCACTTCGAGACCCGCAATCTGGCCGGCATCCTTGGTCGCCTGGCGCTGCGCGTCGTTGAAGTATGCGGGCACGGTGATGACGGCCTGCGTGACGGTCTCGCCCAGATAGCTCTCGGCGGTTTCCTTCATCTTCTGCAGGGTGAAGGCCGAGATCTGCGACGGGCTGTAGTCCTCGCCGCCAGCCTGGACCCACGCGTCACCGTTCTTGCCCTTGACGATGTGGTACGGAACCAGCTCGGTGTCCTTCTTGGTCACCGGATCGTCGAAGCGGCGGCCGATGAGGCGCTTCACTGCGAAAATCGTGTTGTCACCGTTCGTGACAGCCTGGCGCTTGGCCGGCTGACCGATCAGGCGTTCGCCGTCCTTGGTGAAGGCGACGATCGAAGGCGTCGTGCGCGCACCTTCGGAGTTTTCAATGACCTTGGGCTTGCCACCGTCCATGACGGCGACACAGCTGTTGGTGGTGCCAAGGTCGATACCAATTACTTTTCCCATTATCCCCATTCCTCACGTCAGTGGATGACACCGCACGGATCGCCTCCCTGACTAGAGGCAAGGCGGCTTGCGCGGCTCGATGACGTTCAATGTCGTCGGGGGGCGATATAGGAGCGGTTTTTCTTGGAACAAGACCGCCACAATGGCATTACCCCCGCTAATTTTTCGAGGGTTTCCAGGAAGGATGTGTCTCAGGTGAAAATCTTTCGTTCCGTGGCAGTTGCTTCGGCGCTGGCCGTGGCCGCATCGCTGGCGGGATGCCAGCAGTCCGAAGCCCCTGCCGGCAATGCGACCGAAACCGCCGATTCAGGCAATCCGGACGCGAAGCCGGGCATTTCCGGCAGCGACGGCCGCATGATCCTGCCGGTCGTTGCAGATCGCCCGGGCGCAGTCTACTTCAGTATCCGCAACGAAGGACCGCAGCCGGCTACCCTGGTCGGCGTCCATGTCGCGGGAGCGGGAAAAGTGCAGATGCACAAGACCGAAGGCGGCAAGATGTCTTCGGTGGACTCGCTCGAGATCGCGCCCGGCGGCGTGCTGGATTTCGCTCCCGGCGGGTATCACGTCATGGCCTTCGACATCGACGATACGCTCAAGACCGGTGAGAGCACCGAGCTGACGCTGACTTTCGCCGACGGGGACAAGCTGTCGATGCCGCTGCAAATCGAGACTATGGGCGGCGGCATGCAAAGCGGCATGACCGGCGGCATGGACCATTCCGGAATGGAGGGCGGCTCCA harbors:
- a CDS encoding patatin-like protein, producing MRQKELRITLVCYGGISLAVYMHGVTKELWKVLRASRAFWADEGILESSEAVYARLLRRLEQGSNLKLRVLSDIVAGASAGGINSIFLAQAIHTGQSLEPLTELWLECADVDVLLDPDAKPWSRAAKFWASPIVYYLLHRPGNAVSASVAPETRTEVRDKLSRLIRSRWFEPPFSGIGFSRLINRAMMAMAEAPEGKPLLPARHPLDLFVTATDFKGHLETLRLHSPELVLESEHRLTIDFHVKSRGKGEDLASIPALVLAARSTASFPGAFPPLQIAEIDKLVGETASKWPDRDAFLRRVMPEHFSRKDIDSVSLIDGSVLVNAPFADAMTVLRDRPAAREVDRRFVYIDPTPDHIGPRMRRDTRIPGFFPVIFGSLSSIPREQPIRDNLEALDRDSREMRTMRDIVLALRPEIEETVDKLFGRTLFLDRPTPKRLAAWRNKAQEAAFQQAGFAYHGYAQVKFSGILAMLGRMVDEGVPEQELSSTEPIVQRLIGYLADNGLDRMQALREGTSAPMIDFFRAHDLAFRIRRLRFLARRVTQDWEGDPSVTEQDRDDARAAIYEALALYIEREPLHYLGEDFPPAARNFFNDPGAVLDHIAARRSLPEVDAQVDEMLAEVLAAMPPTLRRRVLLAYLGFPFYDTVTLPLLRGEGLTEFDPILVDRISPEDCHAIRKGGMADTLRGTEFYNFGAFFSRAYRENDYLWGRLHGAERMIDLIASTLEKGQAIPQGELAAFKKDAFLAILNEEQDRLLADPALIRTIRKEVEAL
- the dnaK gene encoding molecular chaperone DnaK, encoding MGKVIGIDLGTTNSCVAVMDGGKPKVIENSEGARTTPSIVAFTKDGERLIGQPAKRQAVTNGDNTIFAVKRLIGRRFDDPVTKKDTELVPYHIVKGKNGDAWVQAGGEDYSPSQISAFTLQKMKETAESYLGETVTQAVITVPAYFNDAQRQATKDAGQIAGLEVLRIINEPTAAALAYGLDKQDGKTIAVYDLGGGTFDVSILEIGDGVFEVKSTNGDTFLGGEDFDTKLVEWLADKFKAKENMDLRTDKLALQRLKEAAEKAKIELSSAATTEINLPFITARMEGGATTPLHLVETVTRADLEKMVADLIKRTIEPCRKALADAGISAAEVDDVVLVGGMTRMPKVREVVKEFFGKEPHTGVNPDEVVAMGAAIQAGVLQGDVKDVLLLDVTPLSLGIETLGGIMTKMIDRNTTIPTKKSQVYSTAEDNQQAVTIRVFQGEREMAQDNKLLGQFDLVGIPPARRGVPQIEVTFDIDANGIVNVSAKDKGTGKEQQIRIQASGGLSDADIDQMVKDAEKFAEEDKKRRESAEAKNNADSLVHATEQQLAENGDKIDAGLKSEVETAIAEAKTALESGDTAEITAKAQALTEVAMKMGQAIYEKEQSAAASPEAAPSGDEDVVDAEFSEVDENKG
- a CDS encoding copper chaperone PCu(A)C, producing the protein MKIFRSVAVASALAVAASLAGCQQSEAPAGNATETADSGNPDAKPGISGSDGRMILPVVADRPGAVYFSIRNEGPQPATLVGVHVAGAGKVQMHKTEGGKMSSVDSLEIAPGGVLDFAPGGYHVMAFDIDDTLKTGESTELTLTFADGDKLSMPLQIETMGGGMQSGMTGGMDHSGMEGGSMQDGDMAGMHH
- the dnaJ gene encoding molecular chaperone DnaJ translates to MSATEIDYYELLEVERTADDKSIKSAYRRLAMRYHPDKNPGDAEAESRFKAISQAYDCLKDPQKRAAYDRYGHAAFQQGMGGGGGGGMGAEFGDIGDIFESIFGSAFGGGARQQARRGADLRYDMEVSLEEAFHGKQSEITIEVSQSCEPCSGSGAEPGTGKRTCNMCAGHGKVRAQQGFFVVERTCPTCHGRGEVIESPCRACRGEGRVDMPQTLEVEIPAGVDSGTRIRLSGKGEAGPYGAPPGDLYIFLHVKRHRVFEREGTTLLTQVPITFTTAALGGSIEIPGIDGAKIALDIPAGIQSGKQLRKRGAGMPVLQGRGRGDLVIEITVETPTKLSARQKELLRELQATETGDECPQSKGFFDRIKDVWSDLTE